A genomic window from Chthonomonadales bacterium includes:
- a CDS encoding N-acetylmuramoyl-L-alanine amidase yields the protein MRTCSALSCATILAFVLSILLPLMPARGAAAIRPVEVHLGDRALALSPPPVSDGTEVYVPLSFLAALKASYRLTPHEDAALVTRERRTTEIALARPGRQAMLPLSAVARALGLSWLVVEGSCAVWPSGERPPLAVRERQATARFGPSTRAGPADAAATRRQGEHPAQPPARALTTKGAPDEEPASRRSEPPAEPEPAKGKGSAPNEPPAAPVQTPGSPDGGAPAQPSSPPDAAAAAPRPAPRPGDARITDIRFEPIDDGRVRIRVVTDRKARATATLLSDPSRLAVDIANASTATLDRDEWTVDHPLLRAFRVLAGGKPGVTRLVVDLARLVGYRVQQTASDGLAIYLSLPRNQVRSINDLTVVIDPGHGGRSTGCSAVVSGKRVYEKSVTFAFGKRVHALLAGLGANVILTRTDDSDVGLAERPATATENNAHLFVSIHIDDCRVANSASGTTAYYHMGDASSRALAQSLVTRIARVSGLPSRGAQSDSVLYASGLAVLRHSTTPAALVEVGYINNARDRQKLLSPEFQDVVAQAIVDGILAYVEAELPEGSPPIAAEE from the coding sequence GTGAGGACATGCTCCGCCCTCTCGTGCGCCACCATTCTGGCGTTCGTGCTCTCCATCCTTCTGCCGCTCATGCCGGCGCGCGGCGCCGCCGCGATCCGCCCCGTTGAGGTCCATCTGGGCGACCGGGCGCTTGCGCTGTCGCCTCCGCCGGTGAGCGACGGCACCGAGGTGTACGTGCCACTGTCGTTCCTGGCGGCGCTCAAGGCAAGCTACCGCCTCACCCCGCACGAGGACGCGGCGCTCGTCACCCGCGAGCGGCGCACCACGGAGATCGCCCTGGCGCGGCCGGGCCGGCAGGCGATGCTGCCCCTGAGCGCGGTCGCGCGCGCCCTCGGGCTCTCCTGGCTCGTCGTCGAGGGCTCCTGCGCCGTGTGGCCATCCGGCGAGCGGCCGCCCCTGGCCGTCCGCGAACGGCAGGCCACCGCGAGGTTCGGGCCGAGCACACGCGCGGGGCCAGCGGACGCCGCCGCGACTCGGCGGCAGGGTGAGCACCCTGCGCAGCCGCCTGCCAGGGCACTGACGACCAAGGGCGCGCCAGACGAGGAGCCCGCGTCGCGCCGCTCGGAACCTCCAGCGGAGCCGGAACCGGCGAAGGGGAAGGGCTCCGCGCCGAACGAACCGCCCGCCGCGCCCGTGCAGACGCCGGGCAGCCCGGATGGCGGCGCGCCCGCGCAGCCATCTTCGCCTCCGGACGCCGCCGCCGCGGCTCCGCGGCCCGCGCCCCGGCCCGGCGACGCCCGCATCACCGACATCCGCTTCGAGCCCATCGACGATGGTCGCGTCCGGATCCGCGTGGTCACCGACCGTAAGGCACGCGCCACGGCGACGCTGCTCTCGGACCCCTCGCGCCTCGCGGTGGACATTGCCAACGCCAGTACTGCCACGCTCGATCGCGACGAATGGACCGTGGACCACCCGCTCCTGCGCGCGTTCCGCGTGTTGGCCGGAGGCAAGCCCGGGGTCACCCGCCTCGTCGTCGACCTGGCCCGGCTCGTCGGCTACCGCGTTCAGCAGACCGCGAGCGACGGACTGGCCATCTACCTGAGCCTGCCGCGCAACCAGGTGCGGTCCATCAACGACCTCACCGTCGTGATCGATCCGGGCCACGGGGGCCGCTCCACCGGATGCAGCGCCGTCGTCAGCGGCAAGCGCGTCTATGAGAAATCGGTCACGTTCGCGTTCGGGAAGCGCGTGCACGCCCTGCTGGCGGGACTGGGCGCCAACGTCATCCTGACGCGGACCGACGATAGCGACGTCGGCCTGGCCGAGCGGCCAGCGACGGCCACCGAGAACAATGCCCACCTCTTCGTCAGCATCCACATCGACGATTGCCGTGTCGCCAACAGCGCCTCCGGCACCACCGCCTATTACCACATGGGCGACGCGAGCAGCCGCGCGCTCGCCCAGTCCCTCGTGACGCGGATCGCCCGGGTCAGCGGCCTGCCGAGCCGCGGCGCCCAGTCCGATAGCGTCCTCTACGCGAGCGGACTGGCGGTCCTGCGGCACAGCACCACCCCGGCCGCTCTCGTGGAGGTCGGGTATATTAACAACGCGAGGGATCGCCAGAAGCTGCTCAGCCCCGAGTTCCAGGACGTGGTGGCCCAGGCCATCGTCGATGGCATCCTGGCCTACGTCGAGGCCGAGTTGCCGGAGGGCTCCCCGCCAATCGCAGCGGAGGAGTAG
- a CDS encoding GerMN domain-containing protein: protein MRRALVALVVCVAAAGAGMVSCGRREAPARGGQVEVTRPAAEGNDVGLRKEQVPLAPGQDRLQGALQKLIETARGGHTSAIPPGTRLLGVDRDGSRVTIRLSDEFRQLDSFGDTGESLAQNALRAAIAQVPGVETMTVIVGGKPYEGEHSGEWADVPVRDEGARADGAR from the coding sequence ATGCGGCGGGCGCTCGTGGCGTTGGTCGTGTGTGTGGCCGCGGCCGGCGCGGGCATGGTCTCGTGCGGACGGCGTGAGGCTCCAGCGCGCGGAGGGCAAGTGGAGGTCACGCGCCCGGCAGCCGAGGGCAACGATGTGGGCCTCCGCAAGGAGCAGGTGCCGCTCGCACCTGGCCAGGACCGCCTCCAGGGCGCCCTCCAGAAGCTGATCGAAACGGCCCGGGGCGGTCACACGAGCGCCATCCCTCCGGGAACCCGGCTGCTTGGCGTCGACCGCGACGGGAGCCGGGTCACGATCCGCCTTAGCGATGAGTTCCGCCAACTCGACTCGTTCGGCGATACCGGCGAGTCGCTCGCCCAGAACGCGCTCCGCGCCGCCATCGCACAGGTGCCCGGGGTCGAAACGATGACGGTGATCGTGGGCGGCAAGCCCTACGAGGGTGAGCACAGCGGCGAGTGGGCCGACGTGCCCGTGCGCGACGAGGGCGCGCGCGCGGACGGCGCCCGGTGA
- the murI gene encoding glutamate racemase, giving the protein MTGTRRPLGIFDSGVGGLTVARAILARHPDEPVVYVADQAHVPYGGRPLDEVRGYACGISRFLAAQGCRAVVMACNISSATALEPVRAALHPLPILGMIAPAAREAVRRAARTPSGEGPRAVGILATDGTVRSGAYSAAIRALDARLPVTESACPDFVPLIEDGRLDGLEVERAARTYLAPLAAAGCRVIVLGCTHYPFVLPALRGIASGLFSGPVTFVDPAECVAAELASRVDGLDRAPVPTPAVLFTTGPPAALARQLRQFLPSHTGEVRAAAWSSTGTLHATPEPVGAASSLAAG; this is encoded by the coding sequence GTGACGGGTACCCGGCGGCCGCTCGGCATCTTCGACAGCGGCGTGGGCGGGCTCACCGTTGCCCGCGCCATCCTGGCGCGTCATCCCGACGAGCCCGTGGTCTACGTTGCCGACCAGGCGCACGTGCCATACGGTGGCCGGCCCCTCGATGAGGTGCGCGGGTACGCCTGCGGGATCTCGCGGTTCCTCGCCGCTCAGGGCTGCCGCGCCGTCGTGATGGCCTGCAACATCTCCTCCGCCACGGCCCTGGAGCCGGTTCGCGCCGCGCTCCACCCGCTCCCCATCCTTGGCATGATCGCGCCGGCCGCCCGGGAGGCCGTCCGGCGCGCGGCGCGCACGCCCTCTGGCGAGGGCCCCCGCGCCGTCGGGATCCTGGCGACGGACGGCACGGTGCGCAGCGGCGCCTACTCCGCGGCGATCCGCGCGCTCGACGCCCGGCTGCCGGTCACGGAGTCGGCATGCCCCGATTTCGTGCCGCTGATCGAGGATGGGCGGCTCGACGGCCTCGAGGTGGAGCGCGCGGCCCGGACGTACCTGGCCCCGCTCGCCGCGGCCGGCTGCCGTGTGATCGTGCTTGGCTGCACGCACTACCCCTTCGTCCTGCCGGCACTCCGAGGTATCGCCTCGGGCCTGTTCAGCGGGCCGGTCACGTTCGTCGACCCGGCGGAGTGCGTTGCCGCCGAGCTCGCGAGCCGGGTCGACGGCCTGGACCGAGCACCCGTGCCGACGCCCGCCGTCCTCTTCACGACGGGCCCGCCCGCCGCTCTGGCCCGCCAGCTTCGCCAGTTCCTGCCCTCGCACACCGGCGAGGTGCGGGCCGCCGCCTGGTCGTCTACCGGTACGCTCCATGCCACGCCGGAGCCAGTCGGCGCTGCCTCCAGCCTGGCCGCGGGCTGA